In a genomic window of Lusitaniella coriacea LEGE 07157:
- a CDS encoding PspA/IM30 family protein → MGLFDRLSRLVRANLNDMVSKAEDPEKVLEQAVIDMQENLVQLRQAVARTIAEQKRTEKQYLQNHDETNKWNQRAQLALSKGDESLAREALQRKKSYADTATMLKGQLDQQTGQVGTLKKQLIALESKISEAKTKKNMLKARAQAAKANQQLQETVGNMSTSSAMAAFERMEEKVMAIEAESQAAHELTGSGLEEQFAALESGSDVDAELEAMKQQMLGGASPTQEALPSATSSPESDVPVDAELEELREQLKKT, encoded by the coding sequence ATGGGATTATTTGACCGCCTGAGCCGACTAGTTCGAGCCAATCTCAATGATATGGTCAGTAAAGCCGAGGATCCAGAAAAGGTTCTCGAGCAAGCCGTCATTGATATGCAGGAAAACCTCGTGCAACTGCGCCAAGCAGTTGCAAGAACGATTGCCGAACAAAAACGGACAGAGAAGCAATACCTGCAAAATCACGACGAAACCAATAAATGGAATCAACGCGCTCAATTAGCACTCAGTAAAGGAGATGAGAGTTTAGCGCGCGAAGCACTTCAGCGTAAAAAATCCTACGCCGATACAGCGACGATGCTCAAGGGTCAACTCGACCAGCAAACCGGTCAGGTTGGTACGCTCAAAAAACAGCTTATCGCTTTGGAGAGCAAAATTTCCGAAGCAAAAACCAAGAAAAATATGCTCAAGGCAAGAGCGCAAGCCGCGAAAGCCAACCAACAATTACAAGAAACTGTTGGTAATATGAGTACGAGCAGCGCGATGGCCGCCTTCGAACGCATGGAAGAGAAGGTGATGGCAATTGAAGCCGAGTCTCAAGCAGCACACGAACTGACCGGAAGCGGTTTAGAAGAACAGTTTGCCGCTCTTGAATCTGGAAGCGATGTGGATGCAGAGTTAGAAGCGATGAAACAACAGATGTTAGGTGGTGCTTCTCCCACCCAGGAAGCATTACCTTCTGCAACCTCTTCCCCTGAATCAGATGTCCCTGTAGATGCAGAACTCGAAGAACTGCGGGAACAGCTAAAAAAAACCTAA